Below is a genomic region from Fischerella sp. PCC 9605.
AAGTCCCCCTTTTTAAGGGGGATTTAGGGGGATCTCCAACCGCCTGATTTGTTACCAGGAACTTTTCAGACATCTTCTCAGCACTGCTGTATTACAAGCATTATCTCTTTGACCTGGCACCTTGTAACATGTTCGATTGTCCAAAAAATCAGCTTTAAGCTTGGATGTTGGAGTGTAAAGCTAGAAGTTTCTTGTTTGAAGTGAGAAGTTTCTCGTTTGAAGTGAGAAGTTTCTTGTTTGAAGTGAGAAGTTTCTCGTTTGAAGTTAGAAATTTCTTGTTTGACGTGAGAAGTTTCTTGTTTTGAGCTAGAAATTTCTCGTTCTGAGTAAGAACTTTCTCGTTTGAAGTGAGAAATTTCTTGTTTGAAGTGAGAAGTTTCGAGTTCTAATGTAGCTGGTTGCCAGTCTCTGGCTGGGAACCCAATTCTAGAGGCTCTGTCTCTACTATCCTCACTGGAGGTAGAACCTCCTAGTCGTGCATTCCCTGGCTTGAGCCGGGGAACGAGAACTGCTGAAAGATACCAGTTTGACAGAATTTTGACAAAAAAGGAATTATTGACGCAATTGCAAACAGAAATAGAAGCTGATACGAATTTAAGCCAAGAAGATAAAGCTGAGGCATTAGAACAAGTCAAAACTTTAGCAGAAGCTGGGAAAAATCCTCAAGAAGGGGCGATGCAAAAGGCAGCGAAAACAGCAATGAATGGCTCAACTTCTTTGTGTCTTAGTGTCTTGGTGGTTCAAAAATTATTTTTTCACAAGACACAAAGATACCAAATTTTGTAGTAGCACGTCTGTCCCAAAATTCGCAGGAACTTCCGCACCCGCTAGTTTAATACGTTGGTTATCCAGCAGTTTTTGCACTTCGGGTGATATTCCCAAAGCCGTCATCCGATTATTAAGACTGCGATTGAAAGTATAGAAGACAAAAATATTGAAAAGTGCGATCGCTTATTCCCTGAACTGCCCTAGCAATAATTAGCCATCTTAAGCTAGGAAAAACGCTATTCCCAAATTTTACTGGAACTTGTTCTTTACATATATTAGCCAAATTGTCAATACTATAGTTGCTATCGATGGTATAGTTGCAAAAAGCAGAGAAAAATACTTGCAGTCACAATATACAAATGTTTTTTATTATTTATGAGTTTTGAAGATCTTCCTAATCTTTGGGTACCATTGGCACTTTTAGGTTTAATTATCATGGCTGCTGTGTTTTTCAGTCGCAGCAGTTAAAGATACAGTTAAGTTGCTATTTATTACGTCATTTGATGCGTACGAGCAGTTATTATTAGGCTTTGTCTTTCTTATAGTCCTTACTATCAAGCAAAAAGCTAATGAAGTTTGTTCATAACAAATTAAGAGAAAATTCCTACTCCCTTTGCTTTCTGCCAACTGATACCGAGTTGCAATCAAAGATAGTAAGTCTCGAATGTGGGGAGATGGGAGGGTGGGGGATTGGGGATTGGGGATCGGGCAAAAATAAGTCAAAAGCATGCCCTCGAGCGCAGCGAAGGGTTAAAAGCTAAAAGTAAAAAGAAAGAATTTTTTCTTTTACCTTTTTACTTTTTACTTCTCCAGTTCCTTTGCCCCTTGCCCTTTGCCCCATGCCCGATGCCCTTTGCCCCTTGCATCATGTCTCCTGCCTTCTTTCTTGACAAATGACTAATTTCTCCTTTTGAGGGGTACAATAAATGCCGATTGTCTTCCAAATTTTGAAAGCTTCATGATCTCCAGTAACGACTTTCGACCTGGTGTCTCAATTGTTTTAGATGGATCTGTGTGGCGCGTAGTGGAATTCCTCCATGTGAAGCCGGGAAAAGGCTCAGCGTTTGTGCGGACAAAATTGAAAAATGTCCAGACTGGCAACACAGTAGAAAGAACATTCCGGGCGGGGGAAACTGTACCGCAAGCTACTCTAGAAAAAAGCACCATGCAACATACCTATAAAGACGGTGAGGAATACGTCTTTATGGATATGGAAACCTACGAAGAAGGCAGATTAAGTGCAGCTCAAATTGGCGATCGCGTCAAATACCTTAAAGAAGGTATGGAAGCCAACGTCGTTCGCTGGGGCGACCAAGTGCTAGAAGTGGAACTGCCCAACTCTGTTGTCTTAGAAGTGGTGCAAACAGATCCTGGTGTCAAAGGTGACACTGCTACGGGTGGTAGTAAACCTGCAACGCTAGAAACTGGCGCAGTTGTAATGGTTCCTCTGTTTATTACCCAAGGGGAACGTATCCGCATTGACACCCGTAATGATACATATCTTGGCAGGGAGTAAGTTTTAACTCAGCAAAGATGGAAATCTTGATTTCCATCCCAACCGGGGATTTCCATCCCTGCCCCACTTAAATATTTAAATTTACCGAAACTTTGCCGAAACTTTACCAATAGGTGTATCTAATATCCGTTCTCAATTATGAGGTAATCAAAGCTGTGCCGTTGGACTTTAATGAAATTCGCCAGTTGTTGACAACAATTGCACAAACAGACATTACAGAAGTAACGCTTAAAAGCGACGATTTTGAAATCACAGTACGTAAAGCTGTTAGCACCACTCCAGGAACATTACCAGCAACCGGAGGAACACCCAGTGCGGTCGTTGATTCAGGGTTGACATCATTTGCACCAATAGCGCCGCCAGTAGTATCTACTCCCAGACATGAAATCACTGTCGATCGCCCTGTGGAAGTACCGATCGCCGCAGGGGTACACTCAAGCGTGACTCCCTCACCGCTTGAGCACAAAAAATTTATAGAAGTAACCTCCCCAATGGTGGGAACCTTTTATCGCGCCCCAGCCCCGAGTGAACCGTCTTTTGTGGAGGTGGGCGATCGCATCCGTAGTGGTCAAACAGTGTGTATCATTGAAGCCATGAAGCTGATGAATGAAATCGAAGCCGAAGTATCAGGGCAGGTGATGGAAATTCTCGTTCAAAATGGCGAACCTGTAGAATATGGTCAACCTTTGATGCGAATTAATCCAGATTAAGTATTAATCTATATAACTAATGTCTAAATTTTTAAAATTTCTCAGTTCAGTTCTTCCGGGACAATCCTGATGAAACAAACGTTGCCTGTACCGCCAGAAGTTGTGCAACAAGTAGCTGAATACTTCAGCCTGTTGAGTGAACCGATGCGCCTGCGGTTGTTGCATTTATTGCGGGATGAAGAAAAATGCGTGCAAGAATTGGTAGAGGCAACCCAGACGTCTCAAGCAAATGTGTCCAAGCACTTAAAAGTAATGTGGCAAGCGGGAATTCTCAGTCGCCGCAGCGAAGGGACTTGCGCCTACTACCGGGTGGAAGATGACATGATTTTTGAATTATGTAACCGAGTTTGCGATCGCCTTGCCAGTAGATTAGAACAACAAGCCCGCAATTTTCGTGTGTTGAATGGTAAATCGTGAATCACAGTCATTAGTCCTTTGTCATTTGTTCTTCAACTAATGACTAATGACTAATGGCTAATGACTAAGGTTGAAAATTTTCATTAAAGCTTTTACGTGTGAGTGGCTGTTCTAATTCCAAACCTTCGCCACCCAAAACTTCTAAGGGTTTCCCATCTACATTAATATACACCTGGGCATTGGGATTTAAACTCGTGGCAGTATAGACAACCTGGCCTACACGTCCTTGCATTGAAGCGCTTCCTCCGCCACTGGTAAATTCTCCAGATAAATTAACACGCACACTATTATCTTGAGCTTCTATACCTAGTAATTTTGTTCCTTGTGGAATTGTGCTGGAACCACTTCCTTCTGTTGGCCCTTCTAACAAGCGTTGGAATGCTGCTGCTAAAAATTGGTTGGGCTGATTACGTTGTGCTTGAACTTGAACTGATTGGGGAACCAGCTTAAAACTTGTGCCAGTATCTTGCAGCCAATAGACTTCAGCCATTTGTTCATTCCCTACCTGTGGGTTACTCGGCTGAACACGGTTTGGTTGGACTGAGTTCTGGGTGGAATTCCAAGTTAACCAACCCACCCCACCTCCTACCACCACAACTGCTGCTGAGATAGCTGCAATTACACCCGAAGAAACCCGCTTAGATCCTTGTTGCTGACTCATATCAATAAACCTTCCTTATCCCTGAGATAATAATAATATTTGTGCGAGAACAGGTCTGTCTAACGACGCTACCTAAGAACGACGAGTTTCTAAAAATTTAGAAGATGGCTCTAGTCTTAAAAATGCCGCAATTTCTAATTTCCCTGGTTTCATCTCCAATTTTAGAATTCGCATTTGTAATCCGTCACCTTCCAAATTACGTAGATCCAATTGCTGATTTATATCACTAAGTACAAAATTGATAAAATCAGGTGGAAATTCTACCCCATCTATTGACACTACTGGGTCAATTAGTTGAACTTGTCTACCACCAACTATACCCAATCCAGCATTGACTTGGACTAACAGAGGTTTTTCCTGTCCTTGATTGTGTAATTCTACTTGGAAAAAAAACCGATTATTGGCTAAAAATTCTACTTTAGGATTGACTAACTTAGCAGCAACCGAAGATTGAGATTTAGAAGAACCCCCTTGATTAAACTTTCCCAAACTATTGATAAATTCCGGTGACTGTAAAAGTTTGTTGATATCTTGCTCAGTTAAAACTAAACGCACTCCAGCCTGTAACGGTTGTTTTAATTTAGGTAATTTTTGCCTAATACTACTTGGGTCAAATTCAATTTCATCGGTTTCCAATTCTAAAACTGCAATGCGGAGATCTTGTTGTTTTAATTGCAAAGAACGTCCTGCTATTTGTACTTTTTCTACCTTACCTTGCAGCAATTGATGGCTAGGAACATTGTCAACTCGCACTTGTAGTTGTTCTACTCCAGCAAACTGTGAACGGATGGCATTTTCAGCAGTCTGATCGATTACTAGTCCGACAGGGACAACTAAACCCAGCAAGCCAGATATGAGGATTGTTAGAAATTCCATTTTAAATAGAAGTTAGGAGGAAGAAGGCATGGGAATAGGTACAGGGGACAGGGGACAGGGGATAGGGGACTGGGTTATTCCCAATACCCGATCCCCAATCCCCGATCCCCTATCCTCTATTCCCCATTCCCTGTTGCTTGAGAGATCCACCCTTTAAGAGTAGATACAACTTCAGTAATCGGAATTTCCTGAGTATTACGGCTTTGCCGTTCAACTACTTCGATTTTGCCATTAGCGATCGCTCGTCCGGTGACAATTCTGTAGGGTATGCCGATCAAATCTGCATCTTTGAATTTTACTCCTGCCCGTTCGTTGCGGTCATCAAGTAGGGTTTCAATTCCGGCTTGGTTGAGTTCTGTATAAAGTTTTTCAGCGATTTCCACTTGTTGAGCGTCGTTAATGTTAGGAATCGTCACAATGGCGTGATAGGGTGCGATCGCCACAGGCCAAATAATCCCATCTTTATCGTAGGATTGCTCTACCGCTGCTTGTGCCAGTCGCGAAACTCCCACACCATAACAACCCATGATTAAAGGTTTTTCTTCACCTTGTTCGTTGGTGTAAGTTGCTCCCATCGCTTGGGAATACTTCGTACCTAACTGGAAGATATGACCTACTTCAATTCCACGAGCACTTTTTAAAGTTTGTTCTGGGTTATGCATGGCGCGATCGCCTGGTCTCGCTTTGCGTATATCCACTGTTAACTTTGGTAAGCTAAATTGCTCCTCCCAATTGGCACCAACTACGTGATAGCCAGATTCATTCGCACCCGTCACAAAGTTTTTTAAATCAACTGCGGTTTTATCTACCAAGCGCAAAAACTTCGGATGGAATTGGTTTTCTCCCTGCTGGCGTTGAATGTAATCATCTGCAATATCAGGCGCAATGTAACCCAAAGGTAAAGATTTAGCTGTCCATTTTTTCTGTGCATCTGCATCTGGCACTGCTAACTTGAGAATCGTCTTCGCACCATATTGTGAAGCTAGTTTTGTCAATTCATTTTGCAACTTGATTTCGTTAACTTCCTGATCGCCTCGAATACTTACCAGTACCAGTACTGTCATGCCGTTATCATAAACTGCCTCGTAGAGGACGTTTTTCACAACTTGGGTGGGGGAACATTTCAAGAAATCACAGAGTTTTTCAATTGTCTCGGTTCCCGGAGTCTCTCGTTTTTCATAGGTTGTAAACGAGGAAGGTTCGGCATCAGCGGGTAAAGATACAGCTTTTTCCACATTGGCGGCGTATTGTCCATCTTCGGTGTAGAGAACTTCATCTTCACCAGCTTCCGCCAGTACCATAAATTCTGTCGAACCAGAACCGCCGATTGCACCAGAATCAGCTTCGACAGCACGAAAAGCCAAACCAGAGCGCCGCAGCATATTGCTGTAGGCTTGGTACATATCCTGATAAGTTTTTTTCAGGCTTTCTTCATCGGCATTGAAAGAGTAGCCATCCTTCATAATGAATTCTCGTCCGCGCATCAAACCAAAGCGGGGACGAATTTCATCACGGAACTTGGTTTGAATTTGGTAGAGGTGCAACGGCAGTTGACGGTAAGAGCGAATCATATCACGAGCGATCGTGGTGATGACTTCCTCGTGAGTCGGCCCCAATGCTAATTCTTGTTCGCGGCGATCGATGAGGGCAAACATTATACCCTCAGCTTTTGTATAAGTATCCCATCTGCCAGATTCGCGCCATAAATCCGCTGGCTGTAATTGAGGTAAGAGACATTCTTGGGCACCAGTGGCGTTCATTTCTTCCCGGACAATCTGGGAGACTTTTTGCAATACCCGCCACATCAGCGGGAGATAAGCGTATATACCGCTACCGATGCGACGAATATAACCTGCACGGAGTAATAATTTATGGCTGGGAATTTCGGCATCGGCCGGATCGTCCCGAAGTGTGACAAATAACATTTGTGACAGTCGCATCGTTCGTCCCTTTTTCAGTGTTGCTAATCTCTAACTTAGTTAAAGTCTAAATATTCACTCGCCACTTCTGGAGAAAATTACCTTGCCTGATTTGCTGAATCAAGCACAACCACCCCTGGAGTTTATCTCACCAAAGTTTAACCCCTTGGTTTTACAAGTCATTCAGCTAGGGCTACCCAGCTGGTTACATTGGAAAGCAGCGATTAGCCAAATTGAAGCAGACAACGTAGACATTTTGGTAGATCTCTATCGTCAGTTTCAAGAGGGAAAAATTCGTTTTTTGATCGCATTTCGCCATCCTCAAGCTACAGATCCGCTTTGCTTGGGCTACTTGCTTTCTCAACTCGTGCCAAGAGTAGCACGGCAGCAGGGAGTATCGCTACAGCGTCCAATTCATGCCCATTTTATCTACGATCGCGGTATTCCTTTGTGGGCTGGTGCTTACGTTGGCTGGATCGCTTCTAATTTGGGTGCTACACCAATCCAAAGGGGTAAGGCAGACTGGACGGGTTTGCGATCGGCGCGTGAGTTGTTTGCCAATGGACGCTTCCCGATGGCCGCAGCACCAGAAGGTGTCACTAACGGACTTTCGGAGATTGTTAACCCACTCGAACCTGGGATCGCCCAATTTGGCTTTTGGTGCGCTGAAGACTTGCACAAAGCTGGACGAGATGAACAGGTTTTAATTTTACCAATCGGAATTCAATATAGTTACGTTGAATCTCCTTGGAGTGCGATCGCTAATTTGTTAAGTGAATTAGAAGCCGATAGTGGTTTACCAGTTGTAGAGACGCGCCATGGCGCGTCTCTACAAGAGTCCTTGTATCCTCGCTTATTGCGTTTGGCAGAACGCTTGCTATCCTTAATGGAACAGTTTTATACGCGGTTTTATCATCAAAAACTGCCAGTTGTAGAGACGCGAAATTTCGCGTCTCTACAAACCGAAGATGTGAATGAGATAATAGGTGCTCGTTTACAGGTACTTTTGGATGTAGTTTTACAAGTAGCAGAGCAGTATTTTTACTTGCAACCTAAAGGAAATTTTAATGACCGCTGTCGCCGAGTAGAACAGGCAGGCTGGAATTATATTTTTAGAGAAGATTTTAAAGATATTAAAGCACTATCACTTTTAGAAAGAGCGTTAGGCGATCGCATTGCCGAAGAAGCAAATTTACGGATGTGGCACATGCGGTTAGTAGAAAGTTTAGTTGCTGTCACAGGCAGTTACGTGCGTGAAAAACCTACTGCCGAAAGGTTTGCCGAAACAACTTTGTTGATATCGGATGTGGTAACTCGGATTAAAGGTGGCAACCCATTTCAGCGTCCACTATTGGGTAAGCAACGGGCGAAAATAATTGTAGGTGAACCGCTATCTGTTTCAGAACGTTATCCAGTTTATAAAGCGAGTCGTCATGGTGCTAGGCAAGCCGTTGCTGACTTGACGAAAGACTTGCAGCAGGCAATGGAAAGTTTAGTTGTGAAGGGAGGGTGAGGCTGGCAATCGCGTTCCTTTTCACTTCATCAATCCTACTGCATCTTTTGGGGAAAAACCTTAGATAAATCCAGAACTAAATCAGGAAAACAAGGTAAATTAACTGATTCATTGGGCAGAAAAATTACCTTTTTGCGATAACCAAATTTACCTTGCAAATCTTGATAAGGTTCGCTGTAATATTCTAGATAATTTGCTACTAAATTAAATATCCAGTAATCAGCAATACCTGCTTCTGCATAAAGTGGTAATTTAACCTCTTGGTCATATTTCAAAGAGAAATCAGCTATCTCAATTAAAAGTAAAATATCAGATGGACAGGGATGAGCGCTGAGATAATCATCAGCGCGATTTTGGAGAATTGCTACATCGGGTTCAGGTTCGCTATCTGTGGATATAATCACAGGATCTTGACTTTGTAAAGTAGCACGAGTACTAAGCAGTATTGATAATTCTCTTATCAACCGTCTATTCAAAGTTGAATGTGCTTTTCCTTTGGCTACCATGTAGATAATTTCTCCTTTAATTAGCTCAACTCGGTCATCTTCACTGAAGAATCCGAGTTCTGCTAAACGGTCGTATTCAGTTATAGTAAAGCGTTTGGCGGTGGTTATAGTCATAACATTTAAGGGAGTGTGGATATATTTGAATTTTAATATTTGACACCAAAAAG
It encodes:
- a CDS encoding ArsR/SmtB family transcription factor, which gives rise to MKQTLPVPPEVVQQVAEYFSLLSEPMRLRLLHLLRDEEKCVQELVEATQTSQANVSKHLKVMWQAGILSRRSEGTCAYYRVEDDMIFELCNRVCDRLASRLEQQARNFRVLNGKS
- the accB gene encoding acetyl-CoA carboxylase biotin carboxyl carrier protein produces the protein MPLDFNEIRQLLTTIAQTDITEVTLKSDDFEITVRKAVSTTPGTLPATGGTPSAVVDSGLTSFAPIAPPVVSTPRHEITVDRPVEVPIAAGVHSSVTPSPLEHKKFIEVTSPMVGTFYRAPAPSEPSFVEVGDRIRSGQTVCIIEAMKLMNEIEAEVSGQVMEILVQNGEPVEYGQPLMRINPD
- a CDS encoding LmeA family phospholipid-binding protein, giving the protein MEFLTILISGLLGLVVPVGLVIDQTAENAIRSQFAGVEQLQVRVDNVPSHQLLQGKVEKVQIAGRSLQLKQQDLRIAVLELETDEIEFDPSSIRQKLPKLKQPLQAGVRLVLTEQDINKLLQSPEFINSLGKFNQGGSSKSQSSVAAKLVNPKVEFLANNRFFFQVELHNQGQEKPLLVQVNAGLGIVGGRQVQLIDPVVSIDGVEFPPDFINFVLSDINQQLDLRNLEGDGLQMRILKLEMKPGKLEIAAFLRLEPSSKFLETRRS
- the efp gene encoding elongation factor P translates to MISSNDFRPGVSIVLDGSVWRVVEFLHVKPGKGSAFVRTKLKNVQTGNTVERTFRAGETVPQATLEKSTMQHTYKDGEEYVFMDMETYEEGRLSAAQIGDRVKYLKEGMEANVVRWGDQVLEVELPNSVVLEVVQTDPGVKGDTATGGSKPATLETGAVVMVPLFITQGERIRIDTRNDTYLGRE
- a CDS encoding glycerol acyltransferase, with translation MPDLLNQAQPPLEFISPKFNPLVLQVIQLGLPSWLHWKAAISQIEADNVDILVDLYRQFQEGKIRFLIAFRHPQATDPLCLGYLLSQLVPRVARQQGVSLQRPIHAHFIYDRGIPLWAGAYVGWIASNLGATPIQRGKADWTGLRSARELFANGRFPMAAAPEGVTNGLSEIVNPLEPGIAQFGFWCAEDLHKAGRDEQVLILPIGIQYSYVESPWSAIANLLSELEADSGLPVVETRHGASLQESLYPRLLRLAERLLSLMEQFYTRFYHQKLPVVETRNFASLQTEDVNEIIGARLQVLLDVVLQVAEQYFYLQPKGNFNDRCRRVEQAGWNYIFREDFKDIKALSLLERALGDRIAEEANLRMWHMRLVESLVAVTGSYVREKPTAERFAETTLLISDVVTRIKGGNPFQRPLLGKQRAKIIVGEPLSVSERYPVYKASRHGARQAVADLTKDLQQAMESLVVKGG
- a CDS encoding GerMN domain-containing protein, producing MSQQQGSKRVSSGVIAAISAAVVVVGGGVGWLTWNSTQNSVQPNRVQPSNPQVGNEQMAEVYWLQDTGTSFKLVPQSVQVQAQRNQPNQFLAAAFQRLLEGPTEGSGSSTIPQGTKLLGIEAQDNSVRVNLSGEFTSGGGSASMQGRVGQVVYTATSLNPNAQVYINVDGKPLEVLGGEGLELEQPLTRKSFNENFQP
- a CDS encoding Uma2 family endonuclease; this encodes MTITTAKRFTITEYDRLAELGFFSEDDRVELIKGEIIYMVAKGKAHSTLNRRLIRELSILLSTRATLQSQDPVIISTDSEPEPDVAILQNRADDYLSAHPCPSDILLLIEIADFSLKYDQEVKLPLYAEAGIADYWIFNLVANYLEYYSEPYQDLQGKFGYRKKVIFLPNESVNLPCFPDLVLDLSKVFPQKMQ
- a CDS encoding proline--tRNA ligase, whose product is MRLSQMLFVTLRDDPADAEIPSHKLLLRAGYIRRIGSGIYAYLPLMWRVLQKVSQIVREEMNATGAQECLLPQLQPADLWRESGRWDTYTKAEGIMFALIDRREQELALGPTHEEVITTIARDMIRSYRQLPLHLYQIQTKFRDEIRPRFGLMRGREFIMKDGYSFNADEESLKKTYQDMYQAYSNMLRRSGLAFRAVEADSGAIGGSGSTEFMVLAEAGEDEVLYTEDGQYAANVEKAVSLPADAEPSSFTTYEKRETPGTETIEKLCDFLKCSPTQVVKNVLYEAVYDNGMTVLVLVSIRGDQEVNEIKLQNELTKLASQYGAKTILKLAVPDADAQKKWTAKSLPLGYIAPDIADDYIQRQQGENQFHPKFLRLVDKTAVDLKNFVTGANESGYHVVGANWEEQFSLPKLTVDIRKARPGDRAMHNPEQTLKSARGIEVGHIFQLGTKYSQAMGATYTNEQGEEKPLIMGCYGVGVSRLAQAAVEQSYDKDGIIWPVAIAPYHAIVTIPNINDAQQVEIAEKLYTELNQAGIETLLDDRNERAGVKFKDADLIGIPYRIVTGRAIANGKIEVVERQSRNTQEIPITEVVSTLKGWISQATGNGE